acaatAGTCCGTTTTATATGTATTTTGTTTGATTGTGGTACCAAGTGCTTGAAGGATATTACAGCTGTTATCCTAGAATGTACAAAATGCTAAATTGGGCTTGCTTTATTTCTTAAGTAGTGAATCTGATAGTTTGGACTTGTGGAATCGTCAGCTTTCTTGCAAGCCACTAAATAGAACTTCCTGCTTTTCCCCCCTGTCTGGATACTGTTTTCTGCCCAGACTGCTCAGCGTgaacttttctcttttttcaaaCAATGACATTTTGATCCTGCAAACAAAAGGTACAGTCAATTAATTTTGGTTTGTCCTTTGGTAGTATGTTGAAAAGCTTTCTTTTTCTTGTATGTGTATGAATCATagtatttgtaataaaaaaaacatgatcgTTAACATTAGATTCATTGGATCTGTATGCTACATCTATTTTTCATGATGGGATTCTGTACACTGTATAGCTTGTACTGTTGACCTGTTGTAGTGTATTTCCCCTATGAACCAAAGAAATATGTTCCCACTTATTGTATACCAAAACAGAGCTCAATGTTATATGGGTTATAGTTCTTAGTTTTTGCACATTTTCTTATTCACAATCAGTTAAGATTTCTTAGGCCATATAAGTATTATCGCATGATATTATTCTCACTGGATAATATGCAAATGTCACGCTGAATCTATTTTGAAGCTGATATAAAGGTTATTTTGTTCTGCTTGAAGATATACTGGTTTAACCATTAGATTCATGTGTCCTTGGATTGTACATTGATTCAAACCTGTGGAATTTACTCATGCATGCAAACTGATTGGTTTATCATATCTGTATTATTTCCTCTAGTGCTTCAAAGCGGAAACGAGGTGGGCCTGGTGGTTTAAATAAAGTTTGTGCAATCTCACCTGAACTTCAGACTATTGTTGGTGAGACTGTCATGTCAAGAACTCAGGTAATCTCAGCTTTCCCCAATTGTATTAGAGAAAATGGCATCCAATTTAATCCTGTGATAAACTCTTTAATGAATCAACCGAGACAAAGTAACTTGCTTCCTCCATTCAGATTGTCAAGCAGCTTTGGCAATATATTCGGCAGAATAATCTTCAAGATCCTGATGACAAAAGGAAGATAATCTGCAATGATGAACTTCGTGTGGTTTTTGGAACTGACACAACTGACATGTTTAAGATGAATAAATTGTTGGCGAAACATATAACTCCACTTGACCCAAGTACGTTCTTCTGCTTCTTTTGGTCTAGATGTCGCTGCTAATGTTTTGTTCTGATGGAAGTTCCTAATTATGTTTTCTTGGTTCTGCAGAGGATCAAATTCGGGAAGCAAAGAAATTTAAGCCCTCCAATGTAGCTACTCAGCCTATGCCTCTGATTAATCAACCCTCTGTGGTGATTTCTGATGCACTAGCCAAGTTTATTGGAATGGAAGGCACAGTGCCTCAAGATGATGCTTTGAGGTACCTTTGGGATTACATAAAAGCAAACCAACTTGAGGTATGAATATGTTTTAACTTTATATTTATTGTTGCACGATATCGATTTGCTCTTTGCTTCTGATGGATGCAAGTTGGAGCTAAGTATTGGCTGCAAACGCTGGAAAACTTTCAATGTTTTGAAACATCATTGTATTATATATAGTTATAATTGTCCATAAGCAATAGTAGTATTATGGCAGAGACTGAAGAATAATCTGCTGGCTTGTAATTCACCACATTCCTGTTAATGTTAGAGACAACTGAAATAGTGTATTTTGTGTCAAGTTAAAGTGCTAACGTTTTATTACTACGTCTGtcttttgggggggggggggaagctGACTGCTTACAGAGCTTATCTGATATGTAACACGGTTACTGGATATCTGTTACGCACTACCAGTGTAATTCTTGTTTTATTCTTTTATCCTAGATTACTAGATTAACCTGCCAAGTATCTTAGCAAAGTTGTGTTCTTTCTGTCTCCCTTGTAATCGTTCCAATCTTGAGAATGTGATCCTTAAAGTTGGCCAACTGATATGTGCTTTTTATTCATTTACTGATTTTACACAGGATGCTATTACTGGATCAATATTATGTGACTCAAAACTTCAGGAGCTGTTCGGCTGCGAGAGCATTCCTAGTTCTGGATTATCAGAGTTGCTTGCTCACCACTTCATTAAGGAAACATAGCATATCCTCATTAACTGGTTAGTTTTCCTTTGTCAAGTGCCATAGCCACTGAATTCTTTGTTAGGTTACACCCGGCGAAAATTTTTCTTTGTTAGGTtacaatatataaaatattaattctCTACTAGTTTGACATTCCCAGTATGATGCTAGTACATCAGAGATTTATCTATTATCTGCTAAATTGATTTGATTTGTTTCGTTCTGTTCTGTTACCTGTCCATGCAGATCTAGGATTGCAGTGGTGCCAGATAGGCCTAACTTTACAATATGGTGTTCTTGACAAAAAAATGGACAGCTAGCTTATGTATCTTTTCTATGCTCTGGATTATGAAGTTTGTCAGAGAAAACCAGATTATTTGTGGTAGCCTGTAATTTTAATTCTACGTAGTGGCTACTGCCGCAGTACTTTGGTGTAACCTCTACAGAATTCGTAGCGTTAGTTTCTAAATGTCAAAATGTCTTTGGCTGACTATGTAAAGTTAAGCTTTTTATTTGAGTGCCAGGTTGAACTTTTTAAAAAGCTGTAATGGATTCACGACCTCTTGGTTATTGAATGTGTGCCCCCTATATTGGTGTATGTCTTTTAAGGCCAGCGCTGATTTATCTTTACATTCCCCTTTGGTaaagaaggggaaaaggagAGCATTTCGGTGCTTGCATTATGAAGATGCGCGTGAGGACCATGTCCATATTCTTGATGATACTTCTACTGTTGAACATCAGTCCAGGTTGCTGCTGAAAGTTAAGTGCAAATCATTAAGGTCTTATTTCTTAACTATTGACAAATTAATTCAAGGTATCTAGTAGACAATCCACAACAGCATTATTGCGTTCTGTGGTTGATATCCATTTTGTAATTTCCTTTTTCTGCGTAGGATGGTGTCATGGTGGTACACGTAGAGCATCCCAAGCCCATATGTGAATGTGACATGAGCAATATATT
This window of the Oryza sativa Japonica Group chromosome 4, ASM3414082v1 genome carries:
- the LOC4337317 gene encoding uncharacterized protein, with amino-acid sequence MVSDQEIASCVESVLRSSGGAAGEASLAAVLSQAEAKLGVDLAHKATFIRDQMDLFFGPRLQPPLVAKAQAAAAAAPNPPPLVAAPAPAMPQVQVQAQLQQMQQQLAVLQPQLIFQAMPQLPAGVPGGAAGAVSPQPPVPAMAFYPPPPLAFRVTSGLAGVATGGTVSFQQPAPGTGGTASPTAAVQAAGDNKESASKRKRGGPGGLNKVCAISPELQTIVGETVMSRTQIVKQLWQYIRQNNLQDPDDKRKIICNDELRVVFGTDTTDMFKMNKLLAKHITPLDPKDQIREAKKFKPSNVATQPMPLINQPSVVISDALAKFIGMEGTVPQDDALRYLWDYIKANQLEDAITGSILCDSKLQELFGCESIPSSGLSELLAHHFIKET